One Nicotiana sylvestris chromosome 12, ASM39365v2, whole genome shotgun sequence genomic window carries:
- the LOC104235152 gene encoding F-box protein SKIP19-like encodes MEVDMENLFAPPWLELPPEITSTILQKLGTIEILRNADKVCTTWRRLCQDPAMWRVINMRDNVWDMLEGDLEQICREAVDRSQGQLIDINLEYFGSDSLLYYIAERSPQLKRLRLLCSYNVSGEGLSAAVKKCTLLEELHLYHILISKESIETIGRSCRALKSFKLNNQVFRHPCIEYDEEAIGIAENMPKLRNLQLVGNKMTNEGLEAILNGCPNLESLDLRRCFNVNLGGDVGKRCSQQLIYLRRPHDSTEDYELDAGMHDCESFDEDYPSGFSDIDLISDDDDYYEFSDVSNYSGDEEMFFE; translated from the exons ATGGAAGTAGACATGGAAAATCTATTCGCACCGCCGTGGCTGGAATTACCGCCGGAGATTACATCAACGATACTACAGAAGCTGGGGACGATAGAGATACTGAGAAATGCAGATAAAGTCTGTACAACTTGGCGGCGATTATGCCAAGACCCAGCCATGTGGCGAGTTATCAACATGCGAGACAATGTCTGGGACATGTTGGAAGGTGACTTGGAACAGATATGCCGTGAAGCAGTGGATCGTAGCCAGGGTCAATTAATTGATATCAATCTTGAGTACTTTGGCAGCGATAGTTTGCTCTATTATATTGCTGAAAG GTCACCTCAACTCAAACGTCTTAGACTCCTATGCTCCTATAATGTCTCAGGTGAGGGGTTGAGTGCGGCAGTGAAGAAGTGTACATTATTGGAGGAACTGCACCTTTACCACATCTTAATCAGCAAAGAATCCATTGAAACTATAGGCCGCTCTTGTCGTGCTTTGAAGTCATTTAAGTTGAACAACCAGGTATTTAGACATCCCTGCATTGAATACGATGAAGAGGCAATTGGAATTGCAGAGAACATGCCTAAACTGCGCAACCTTCAACTTGTTGGAAATAAGATGACAAATGAAGGGTTGGAAGCTATTCTTAATGGTTGCCCTAACCTTGAATCACTTGATTTAAGACGATGTTTTAATGTCAATCTAGGAGGGGATGTAGGGAAGCGATGTTCTCAACAGCTCATATATCTCAGACGCCCTCATGATTCCACCGAAGATTATGAACTTGATGCAGGAATGCATGATTGTGAATCATTTGATGAGGATTACCCATCTGGATTTTCTGACATCGATCTCATCTCAGATGACGATGATTACTATGAATTTTCAGATGTCAGCAACTATTCCGGTGATGAAGAGATGTTCTTTGAATAG